In Gimesia chilikensis, one DNA window encodes the following:
- a CDS encoding ExbD/TolR family protein: MPIKFYCKHCGQRLSVASKKAGKKVACPACQGRITIPVESEARRSEKPTEPSETPRQKSSSSTKKQKPAKAAPPTEAMLDADQNQFLEDLDDIGPLGESWDELLDGDWEAAASAETEEPAIEEQEPTPEPAPRPEKQAPKAKRSPPPKPTIKPAPEPEPEPEPAPPVKPVAETEVTAETSPDPETFEDDDLLAASEWLEEIESTEADEDLAKEPVSEQLAEPEQDDAAELEEVASTEPEPETESVPSPVVVSAPSPRFVVEEEEDDDDDDDDEGFSIRSAESEFEEMDLTPMVDVTFLLLIFFMITASFSLQKSIQVPPPNPDEDGVSQSLQTLDDFREESIIVEIDSNNGIYVDDTKLSNPTEIVQAILDRRDEGGRPKTELVLSAHKAARHETVVAVVDAANEVGMQKIRLASYKGPDD; the protein is encoded by the coding sequence ATGCCGATCAAGTTTTACTGTAAACACTGTGGCCAGAGATTGAGTGTGGCCAGCAAGAAAGCCGGGAAGAAAGTTGCCTGCCCGGCCTGCCAGGGTCGCATTACGATCCCAGTGGAGAGTGAAGCCCGGCGATCAGAGAAACCAACAGAGCCGAGCGAAACACCTCGCCAGAAATCTTCCTCATCCACTAAGAAGCAAAAACCAGCCAAAGCCGCCCCTCCCACAGAAGCCATGCTGGATGCAGACCAGAACCAGTTCCTGGAAGATCTGGATGATATAGGTCCGCTGGGCGAGAGCTGGGATGAACTGCTGGATGGGGACTGGGAAGCCGCCGCATCCGCAGAAACAGAAGAGCCAGCCATCGAGGAGCAGGAACCGACTCCTGAACCAGCGCCCCGGCCTGAGAAACAAGCACCGAAAGCGAAACGCTCGCCCCCACCGAAACCGACGATTAAACCTGCTCCCGAACCTGAACCTGAGCCAGAACCCGCTCCTCCTGTGAAACCAGTTGCAGAAACAGAGGTCACAGCTGAAACGAGTCCCGACCCCGAGACTTTTGAAGATGACGACCTGCTGGCAGCCTCGGAGTGGCTCGAAGAGATTGAATCGACCGAAGCTGATGAAGACCTCGCGAAAGAACCAGTCTCAGAGCAACTAGCCGAACCTGAGCAAGACGACGCAGCAGAACTTGAGGAAGTTGCGAGCACAGAGCCAGAACCGGAAACAGAATCAGTTCCATCGCCGGTAGTAGTATCTGCTCCCAGCCCCCGCTTTGTTGTGGAGGAGGAAGAAGACGACGACGATGATGACGACGACGAAGGGTTTTCTATTCGCTCGGCCGAGTCGGAGTTTGAGGAGATGGATCTGACGCCGATGGTCGACGTGACCTTCCTGCTGCTGATCTTCTTCATGATTACCGCTTCCTTCAGTCTACAGAAAAGTATTCAGGTTCCGCCGCCAAATCCGGATGAAGACGGCGTTTCACAGTCGTTACAGACGCTGGATGATTTCCGGGAAGAATCCATCATCGTTGAGATCGACAGTAATAACGGCATTTATGTCGATGACACCAAGCTGTCCAACCCTACGGAAATCGTACAGGCGATCCTGGATCGACGCGATGAGGGGGGCAGACCCAAAACCGAACTCGTTCTCAGTGCGCACAAAGCGGCGCGGCATGAAACGGTCGTTGCCGTTGTGGATGCGGCGAACGAAGTTGGCATGCAGAAAATCAGACTCGCATCGTACAAAGGACCAGATGACTGA